One genomic region from Chiloscyllium punctatum isolate Juve2018m unplaced genomic scaffold, sChiPun1.3 scaffold_808, whole genome shotgun sequence encodes:
- the LOC140474004 gene encoding histone H4, whose translation MSGRGKGGKGLGKGGAKRHRKVLRDNIQGITKPAIRRLARRGGVKRISGLIYEETRGVLKVFLENVIRDAVTYTEHAKRKTVTAMDVVYALKRQGRTLYGFGG comes from the coding sequence ATGTCTGGAAGGGGTAAAGGAGGCAAAGGCCTGGGAAAAGGCGGAGCGAAGCGGCACCGCAAAGTGCTCCGTGATAACATCCAGGGCATCACCAAACCAGCCATCCGGCGCCTGGCTCGCCGTGGCGGGGTCAAGCGCATCTCGGGCTTGATCTACGAGGAGACCCGCGGGGTGCTGAAGGTTTTCCTGGAGAATGTGATCAGGGATGCGGTCACCTACACTGAGCACGCCAAGCGCAAGACGGTCACCGCCATGGATGTGGTGTACGCTCTGAAACGCCAGGGCCGCACTCTCTATGGATTCGGCGGCTGA
- the LOC140474003 gene encoding histone H3, translating to MARTKQTARKSTGGKAPRKQLATKAARKSAPATGGVKKPHRYRPGTVALREIRRYQKSTELLIRKLPFQRLVREIAQDFKTDLRFQSSAVMALQEASEAYLVGLFEDTNLCAIHAKRVTIMPKDIQLARRIRGERA from the coding sequence ATGGCCCGAACCAAGCAGACAGCGCGCAAATCCACCGGAGGGAAAGCTCCCCGCAAGCAGCTGGCGACCAAAGCGGCCCGCAAGAGCGCTCCGGCCACGGGCGGAGTGAAGAAGCCTCATCGCTACAGGCCCGGCACGGTGGCTCTGCGGGAGATCCGCCGCTACCAGAAATCCACCGAGCTGCTGATCCGCAAACTGCCCTTCCAGCGGCTGGTGCGAGAGATCGCTCAGGACTTCAAGACCGACCTGCGCTTCCAGAGCTCGGCGGTGATGGCCCTGCAGGAGGCCAGCGAGGCTTACCTGGTGGGACTGTTTGAGGACACCAACCTGTGCGCCATCCACGCCAAGCGGGTCACCATCATGCCCAAAGACATCCAGCTGGCCCGCCGGATCCGCGGGGAGCGCGCCTAA